The Calditrichia bacterium genomic interval TGGCTGTGCGCCGTCCGCCGATTCACGTGGATAAAATCTGGCACCAGATCGCCATTTTTTTCGGCGATATCATCAGCATCAACCTGGCGATGTATCTCACCTGGTGGTTCCGGTTTCAGTCCGGTGTGGTCAATCCGCTCACGCTGCGCTCGATACAGGATTACCTCGTCGCGCCGGTGTGGCTGGTGTTCACGGCAATCTGGGTAATCCTGTTCTGGCTGAACGGATTGTATCAAATGTCGTGGGATGTGTCACGTTTCAGCAAGGCGATGCGGGTTACCAAAGTGGTCACATTCGGCGTGCTCATGCTATTGTTTTTATTGAATTTCGATATCCTGTTTGCCGAAAGCTCAACCGATATTTTCAATACGATGCAGCTATCTACCCTGGCGGTATATTGGGCTTCGCTGATCGGTTTTGTGAACCTCATGCGATTGTTGATTATCAACATCGAAAAGCGGCTGCACATTTTTGAATATACCTTTAAAAACACGCTGGTTTTCGGCACGAATCGCAAAGCCCGCAACGTGATTCGCGATATTCGCGACAATCCGCATTTGCTGAACCACATCGTCGGCGTGGTCGATCGTAAAGCGAAAACCGACACGCTGGAAGGTTTTCCGGTGGTGAAAGAATATCACAATTTGCCGCAACTCATTCACGAACACCGGGTGGAGGAAATCATCGTTGCGCTGCACGATTCCGCAAAAGAGGATTTGCTGAACATCATCGCCATTTGCGACCGGATGCAGATTGTCGTGAAAACGCTGCCGGAGTTGCAAGCGGTGGTTTCCGGGCGATCCGGTGCCATCGACGATGGACCGATTGTCCGGGCGTTCCCGGACAACATGATGCTCTGGCAGTGGCTCATCAAACGGATGATCGACTTTTTGCGGGCATTTTCGCGATTGTGTTTCTGGCGATTCCCGGCGCAATTCTGGCATTTATCGGCTGGCGAAAATTCGGGCGATTCCCGGTCGGGAAAATTCCGATTGTCGGGAAACAGGGGCGATTGTTCAACATGCTGCTGTTTCACATCGATGCTGATGATATGTTGACCGACGGTTATCGCGGCGGCGGCGAGAAACAGCTAAGTGCATACGGGGAATGGCTTTACCGCACCCAGATTTACAAACTGCCAATGCTGCTGAACCTGCTGCGCGGCAACGTGAGCCTCGTCGGACCGCGACCGGAACCGCTCTGCTGGTATCGCGAATTTTCCGGCAAATTGCGGCTGTTGCACCGCCGGTTGATGGT includes:
- a CDS encoding sugar transferase, with product MLLFHIDADDMLTDGYRGGGEKQLSAYGEWLYRTQIYKLPMLLNLLRGNVSLVGPRPEPLCWYREFSGKLRLLHRRLMVRPGITGLAQMKYRFESSQTDMRERLKYDIFYSENISLNLDLRILLRSLLILLGKLIG